Within Ovis aries strain OAR_USU_Benz2616 breed Rambouillet chromosome 3, ARS-UI_Ramb_v3.0, whole genome shotgun sequence, the genomic segment gattcctgcccgcagtagtagatataatggtcatctgagttaaattcacccattacggtccactttagtttgctgatttctagaatgttgacgttcactcttgccatctcttgtttgaccacctccaatctgccttgattcatggacgtaacattccaggttcctatgcaatattgctctttacagcatcggaccttgcttctatcaccagtcacacccacagctggctgttgtttttgttttggctccatcccttcattctttctggagttatttctccactgatctccagtagcatattgggcacctactgacctggggagttcctctttcagtatcctatcattttgccttttcatactgttcatggtgttctcaaggcaagaatattgaagtggtttgccattcccttctccagaggaccacattctgtcagacctctccaccatgacccgccagtCTTGgattgccccacgggcatggcttagtttcatagagctagacaaagctgtggtcctagggtgattagattgactagttttctgtgagtatggtttcagtgtgtctgtcctctgatgacctctcgcaacacctaccattttacttgggtttttcttaccttggacgtggagtatctcttcacggctgctccagcaaagtgcagccactgctccttaccttggacgagttGCCCCTCCTGATCTTGAACGTGGAggagctcctctcggccctcctgccaTGCAGCtgccactccttggatgtggggtagctcctctcggctgctcttCCTGTGCTGTCCGTCAAGCCACAGTGcttctggagtgggtaggctttctcttctccaggggatcttcccaacccagggatcgacccaggtctcccgcattgcaggcggattctttaccagctgatccacaagggaagccctaagtaagtgttacttgctcagttgtgcccaactctttgtgacccccatggactgcagcccaccaggctcctctgtcgatgagattttctaggcaaggttactggagtgggttgccagttccttttccagggaatcttcccaacccagggatcttcccaacccagggatcgaacttgggtctcctgcactgcagacagattctttaccaactgagctaaaagggaagcccacagacacCCAGGTGCTCAGTTATTTCCTCCACCCACAGCACCCTAAGCAGTCAACACACAGATCTAGTGCTGTGGGTTCCCTCCATGTGAGCCCTGAGTTCATTTCGCCCTTAGTGATGcatgagaaaaaggaaacctAAGAACACTTAGTACTtcagggaagagagagacaggaagagatcTGACGTCTCTTCATTTAATAAGGACACTGATATTACTGAATTAAGAGCCCACACTGAAGGCCTCATTTCACCTAATTACTGCCTTGAAGCCCCCTGTCTTCTAATACAGTCATTGCAGAGTGGGTGGGTCTGGGCGTTAACTTATgaattggggctggtgcatacaGTCCACCTGAGACCCCAGAGAAATCCATCAACAGCGTGCCAGATGAATGCTGCTCAGAAAGGTGAACTTTAACCACTTATACTCGATACCGTATACATCACATCATAGTTTATTTGaatcttcaatttttattttcctgtctaGAGAGCCAAAGCTTTTATAAGGATGTCTTTGAGTATGTCCAGAAGAATATGAGTTTAGAAGAACTGCTCTCCCTGCTCACTGAAGATGAACCCTGGGAGAATCTTGTGACCGAGGCCAATTTGTCCAGGTAACCATACAGGTACACCAGGAATGTCACCAACATGCCCCCGGGAAGATTTCCTAGGCTAGTTTCCTCCAGGAAGATCCTATGGGTGGGGTCGAGGATGTTCCTCCTCAAGTTCCTATGTGGAATGTTTCCTCCATGTTATTTGTTGGCATTGAATGaccttgggttgagaagagatGAAACCTGCAAGAAAGGGCAGGTCATATGACCTTGAACGAGTTACGGAACTACTCTCTGCTTCATCCTCTGTTCAGTTTTACTGTGAGGACACTGAGATCGGGTATACAAGTGCTTTTCATGATTGCtgacacagagtaggtgctcaaccaatgttaaattaaaataagCTTGTTGGGAAGAATCAGGGACCTTCTTCCTAGAGAGGAGAACCAAGAAGGACTTCCTTTGGGTCAAGTTGGAAAATCCTGACCCAAACACCATTTTGTGTTCCTGGGATTCTAAAACTCTTTGACTCCCCATCTTAGGAATTATACCAACACTGCAGGTTCCTGCTGGCCAATAAGGCAGAGAGGCTGGAGGGGAACTGGTTGGACCTGGTGGGATCCTGGATCTAGCCCTGCCCAACTCTGGGCCTGTGGGTCTAAGACTTTGAGTCTCAGATTTGTTATGTGTTATGTGTCCAGTGAGAATAGCAATTTAATCTGATGGATAGTGGTGCTGGCCTCAGAGTAAACTGCAGAGTCAGAGGTGGAGAACCAAGTGCAATCATCTCGTCCAAAGGCCCAGGGAGGTCTGGACCAGGGTAAGACCTAGAAGTCAGTGTGGAGCAGAGGGTCCAGGTTGGAGGACAAGTACGGGCTTGGGCAGCAGGGCCAGGACTAGAGTGTGGAGAGTGGCCCTGGAGGACACAGGACTGAAGGTGCTGTGACCCTAGCAGAGATcctgggagtgggagaggggacATTACCTCCCTTCCTGATGGGATCCCCTCAAACTGGGCGAGAGGGCCCTGGGTGACTGTGTCCTCCACACCCTGCCTGGGACATGTATTCTCACTCCATCTGGGACCCTTTTCTAATCTATGTGGAGCCGTCATGACAGTGGGAAGGCCATGTGGCTCAGGGAGCCCTCCAGGGTCACAGTGAGTGGCTGCGATTGGGTGTCATTTGAGGGATTCTGAGGAGCCTCACGCATCCCCACCCAAGAAGAAAACACTTCCTCCACCCGCTGTGCAAGTGCCGGTCTCTTCAGGTTCAGCCGTTCAGATGGGCGTTTCCTCAAGTCTCTTGAATCTTCAGAGGTTCCATAAAGTTGCACACAGCCTTGGGGTGCAGGTTCATGAGGCTGTCACAAATTAACATGTGACAACTGAGAGGACAGTGGTGCTGGGTGCTGGCTCAGGAGTCAGTGAGGTGGGCTGGAGGGCCCACGGGAACAGGGCGCACAGCTCATCTCCAGCTTCCCAGTCAATATGGGCAGTGGCAGACCCAGTGCCCTTCTGCTCAGAAGGCCAAGGGTATCAGGCTTGGGTGAGAGCGGATGCCAGGCAAAATGATCGTTAAGGGTCCTTCTATCTGAgttttgattaaaaattaaaataaaattgagacaCACAGTTAGCCGATCTGGAAAGTATGAGGGCACAGTCCCAGCACTGCCCTTACATTTTCCATAAAGGGCAAATTTGGGGGATCCCACAACCACCCTCAGATTCTAGAACTCCATAGAAGTTGTACAGACTCACTTAAAGCTTCAGATTCCcagttatggtttattacagggaaGGGTGCAGTTTCCCATCAGCCACAGGGCAGAGTCTGGGCAGTTTTCACACACACAGCTTCCATTGTCCCCAGGATGCATTACTGTCCTGGATTCAGTGGGGCAGGACACATGGAGCACTGCCCGCCAGGGACGCTCACCCTATTTAATAGCACATTACCCTGACCTCTCATCTCCAGCCCCTCCCAGAGGTCAGATTACTTCCCTAACGTCCAGCTCCTCCAGAGGTCAGAAGTGACACCACGTGACCCAGAGGCCCACCACATGTCAACTTGTCAGACTCTCCAGTGGCCAAAGTCCCAGGCAGACAAGGACATTCCTATCAGCCAGAATATTCTCGGTGCCTAGGGACCACATCCTAGCAGCCAAGAGCAAAGAACAAGAGGTCTCCTCACTATACACTAAGGTCCTTGAATGAAGGGTTTTCTGCTCTAATCCCAATTCTTTGTTTATCTGTGAAGTTCCCATTTTACACACATTCTGGAAGTGATGGTATTGGTCTGCCTTTGAGGTGTCTTTATCAAATATCTCTCTTAAGTCAAAGGTCTCCTAAGATGACCTTTGCTTATTTATTCCATGATTGAATAAGTACATGAGGCACTAACAATATCCAAATGAGGGTTTAAGGTCGGAAAAATTTTTACATTAGTAAAATTCTTGTGATTTACAATAAAATCTCTGTGGTTTATGCAGGATAGAGCTTGTTGGCCTGTTTCATAGACAAGCAAACTGTCTTCTAAGACTTTAATGTTCATTGTTACAGGGAAGAGGCAGATGGACTCAGTGAATGTCTGATCAAGCTGCTAACAATCTTGAACAGGAAGAACCAAGAGGGATCCCAAAAATACCAGCAGAAAAAGCAGAGGTTTTTGAAGGAGTTTCCTCAGGTAAAACAGGAGCTGAAGGAGAGCATAAAAAAGCTCCGGGAGCTCGCAGACAAAGTTGACAAGGTGCACTGGGACTGCACCATCTCCAATATGGTGGCCTCCTCCACCAGTATTGCGTCTGGTGCCCTGAGCATCCTTGGCCTGGGTCTGGCACCCTTTACAGCAGGCCTCAGTCTGGGACTCTCAGCCGCTGGAATAGGGCTGGGAGCAGCAGCTACTGTAACAGGTTTGTCCACCATGGTGGTGGAAACTGTAAACACGTCGTCAGCAGAAACCCAGGCCAAGTGCCTTAGCAAAGCCACAGCAAACTCTGCAAGTCTTCTCAAACAAGTTAAAAACTTTGGGAAGCATATTCAAGCCATTAGGGTGGCCAGACACAACCCTCAATTAGTAGACACTGCTCGGCGCCTCATAAACACAGGGCGACTCTCTGTCCAAAGTGCCCAGCAGGTGACAAGAAATTTCGGAGGCACACCTCTGGCAGCGACTAGAGCAGCCCGCATCGGGAGTGGAGTCCTCTCAGGTGTATTCATAGGGCTGGACGTGTACTCCCTGGTGAAAGACGCACAGGACTTGCAGGAGGGGGCAAAGACAGCATCGGCTGAGAACATGAGGCAGGAAGCCCAGGAGCTGGAGAGGAAGTTGGAGAAGCTCACCCGGATCTATGAGAGTCTGCAATAGGGCCCGGCTGGGCCACCCCTAGAGCAATGCAGGGACCAGGGATGTGTGCAGGGTCAAGGGGAGAAACCACGTATTTTGGACTGAAGAAGACACTGAGGGAAGAATAAGGGAGAGACAGGAAGACTAGCAATGAGAGGCCAGGAATAGCATAGTTTTGAAAAAGGGAGAAAGCCAGAGAGATAGGATTGTAGAGATCCAGCACAAGTAGCAGGGGCTCCTCTATCACCCTCCCTGGTGTCTGATATTCCAGCAGGAAGGGTTTCCCCCTGGTGATGGTCTCTAGCCCTACTTCTCCAGCATCAACTCACCTTTGAACTCAGTAGGAAGTGCCttgtttgtttccatgttttattaaagtatagttatttacaatattgtattagcttcaggtgtctagcaaagtgattccattatacgTGTATCTATCTACAGATTTATCCTTTTGAACTTTtttatcagttcttcagttctgttcagttagtcgttcagtcatgttcaactctttgcgaccccatggactgcagcacgccaggcctccctgtccatcaccaagtcccagttcagttcagtcgctcagtcgtgtccgcctcaccaactcccagagtttactcaaactcatgtccattgagtcggtgatgccattaagccagctcatcctctgtcatcctcttctccttccaccttcaatctttcccagcatcagggtcttttcaaatgagtcagctcttcgcatcaggtggcaaaagtattgaagtttcagcttcagcatcaatccttccaatgaaaattccctactgatttcctttaggatggactggttggatctccttgctgtccaagggactctcaagagtcttctccaacaccacacttcagaagcatcgatacttcagctctcagccttctttatggttcaactctcacatccaaacatgactactagaaaactcatagctttgactataggggactttgtcagcaaagtgatgtctctgatttgtAACACGCTGTCTAgtttggtgataacttttcttccaagaagcaaatgtcttttaatttcatggctgcggtcaccatccacagtgattttggagcccgagaaaatgaagtctgtcactgcttccatcttATCCCCATCAAGGAGGGCTGCATGATGCCAAATCTCCCCCCCACTCATGGAAGACACAGAGATGTGAACACAGCAGAGTGGCTTCCAGAGTCTCTGTGAAGGAGGAGTTCAGGCAGCTTTCCCCCCAAGGTGGGGCTGTTCCAGAAGTGAGTTGACACTTGATGCCAGTCACAGAGGGTCCCCATCGGTCCCGACAGTCTGAGCTCTCTGTGGCCCCTAGGAAATCAGGCCTCTGAGCTCGGTTCTTTGGACAAGAAGTAATTGATGTTTATGACTCATCTCAAGCTCACAAGGAGCATTTATGGAAGGAAAGTACATTTTTTAGACTACTGGAAGGTTGAAGGATTTCTCTTCCTCTAAGGAAATGGCATAGTCCAGAAAACAGACCGACCTGCCAGTTCCCCCATTTGGGGGCAaatctgagccttagttttcccaGGTGACATTGAGATAGTAAATGTTCCCATCACAGACCTGGGGTAGCTTGCACGGCGTTGAGTGTGAAAGTGTTTTACAGACTGTAAAGTGTTCAGGTGCTGCTATGTTTGTCCACAAAGGTTCAGCTTTTCAAcacttggttttaattttttaaaatcatcaaatttaccattttacccacttttaagtgtacagttgagTGGTATTAAGGACACTCACATCATTGGACAACCAGCATCACCATCCAGCCACAGATTGTTTTACATCAAAAATGAAACTATGTCCCAGTTATGTGCTAATACCTCAttctccctcctctccagccctGGCAAGCACAGTGTACCCCTGATTTTTAAGAATTTGCCTCCTCTCAGGAcctcatatgagtggaatcatacaatatttgtcctttgtgatgggaaattttttctttcttttttccttcctgtggtGAAATATACACAACAGAAAATTGACCACTTACGCATTTTTAGTGCACAGGTGAGTGGCATCAAATCCATTCATCtcttgtgcagccatcaccaccatgcatctccatcttctttcttcctgaaacCTGAGGCTCCACTGGACTGAACTCGCCTCCCCCTCCcacagcccctgacaaccaccaccctgctttctgtctttatcgATTTGCCTACTCTGCAAACctaataaacacagaaaatacaATAAGTTTTTGTGACTGTTTTATTTCACTGAACACAATGTCTTCAGGGCGCATCCAGGCTGTAGcatgtttctgaattttcttcctattaaaataatatttttaaaaagaactttcttccttttttacatGAGTAATAGTCTGTGGTATGTATGGACAgaattttcttatattattttcctttcttccacacTTTGGCTCTTCTGATGAGAGCAGCCTGACAGAGAGTGGCTGAGACCAGTTCCCCTGAGGTCACCTGTGCTGTCAGCCTGGAAGGGATCCCCTGTGCTCTGTGCCCTGGTGCCCATCAGTCATCAGCAACTCTGATGACTCTAAAGCCCTCAGGTCACATGCTCAGTCTGAAGCCCCCTACTCACTCCCACTGATCCTATATAAAGGGACAAGGACAGGCAGGTGGGTCGCTGTAGCCATCCTGGGGTACTTCTGTGATGCTGGGGTCAAGTGGAGCCCAATTTCACCATCACTGACTCTTTAGGGTCTGCAGATGGGGTGGTCTCTCTCCTGCCCAGGACTGAGGTCTTGCTGAATCCTCACCCTGATCTGAGTCTGCGGCTCCCATGGTTGCTCTCCCGTGAGCTTGTGTTACTGAGCCCAGGATGGCCTGGCATCTCTTGGGCATTCTCAGCAGAGGACCTTCATGACACCTGGACACAGTTCCTCTGGACTAGCTGAGTTCTGCATCTCAGGGTGCTTTTGCTTAACTTCCAGATAAACTCATGCTAGTGGAAGAAAGAAGAATCAGTAGGAGGGAGTTTACTCgggaaaaatgatttaaagaaaaaaaaaaacggaacTTTAAGCAAAGAGTGGTGTTTACAATAGGCAGTGACAACCTtggtttgaatcttggctccTCACCTGAGTTGCTGGAAGAAAGCCCTCTCCTCACACCTgccatcagctgctgctgctgctactgctgctaagtcacttcagtcgtgtctgactctgtgtgaccccatagacagcatcacaccaggctctgccgtccctgggattctccaggcaagaacactggagtgggttgccatttccttctccaatgcatgaaagtgaaaagtgaaattgaagtcactcagtcgtgtccgaccctcagcaaccccatggactgcagccttccaggctcctctgctcatgagattttccaggcaagactacttgaGCCTTTACTGCAAAAATCAGGTCAGATTCCTGGTCTGCATTCCACGGTAATTGTCGGACCTAACTGCAGAATGTGGTCCTCATGGAGTAACACCCATCACTCCTCCGTCCCTCCCTCTAAGATGGGTAGGTGACCATGATGCCCAGGCATTTTCTGGGATGAAGCACCCCTGATGGAAGAGCAGGTGGGCCTCCATGGGGGGTTCAGCCCACTGCTGCCCCTTGTGGTggggcaaagaagaaaaggccaCCAGGACTGTAGGCTGtagaatattttcttctgtttctttacctAAAATATGGAGCCGACACTTCCTAGAGCTGATGTGAGACCACAACAGGAAAGGCGTGGACAAAGCCTGCACAGAGGGTGGCTAAGGCGCAGCCCTCCACGCACTGTGACTCTCTACTCAGGGAGCAAACAGAAAAGGAGATTGGTTTTCTGTTGTTGGCTTTTGAGGTGCCAGATCACCACCTTCCTCCAAAGGCCCTCCATTTTGAGAAAAGAAACTGTGCAACTGGAAATAATCCAGGGTAGAAAATAGCAGCATGCTCGCAGCCCTTCCCACAAACTGGCATCCATCCACTGACCTTGACCGCCAAGGCTGGGCCTCCTCAGGCGAGTTTCTGGGACCTGAAGGCACTAGTTCTGTGCCTGTCAGCAGGGCCAAGCCTAGAAGGACTTGATCAAAAGGAGGTGGGTGGGGCGTGGACACAGAGGTTGAGGGGTGGCCTTAGGCCCCTCTCCCAGGTAGCAAGGGAGCAGAGCAGGGCCAGGGGACTCTGCAGGGGAGGTTCTGgagggcttctcagaggaggtgatgcCAGACTTTGGCTTTACAGGGTGACTATGATTTCTCCAGGTTCGATGCAGCAGGTGTCCTGGCACAAGGAGCTGCATGAACAAATCCTGGAAACCACATGGATGTGACCTTAGGCAGCAGCAATATGACCAGGATGCGGTGAGGAGCTGGTGTGTTCTGGAACATGCCACGTGCTGGTGGCATGAAGGTgaataaagcaggcagactgGTGAGTGGGTGGGCGGGGAGTGCTGAGCGGGTGGAAAGATGGccatggggtgggggagtggttggccaagggactctcagtgtGTTGGTGGCAGGTCTCCTTCAAGGAGCCGAGGCAGGGTGGGCTGTGTCAGAAGGACGTAGGATGTCGGGGCTGAGGTGGTTTCTCTAAGGGGGCAGCGGGAGCGTGGAAATCGGTCTgggcggggcctggtgggccgGGCGTTGGTAATGTGAGCCACTCAGAAGTGAGGGTTTCACTTCCCTTTTGGTTCTCTGAATATATCTGGGACCAGAAGGTGTGCGTGGTTTATTGCAGAGACACACAGAAGGCAGCTACATCTGCAGAGCTGAGGACAGCTGGATCTTGTTCACAGTCAGCCAGAGGAAGACTCCTGGGTAAGCAGGGGGTGGGTAGGACCCCGCCCATCTCCCCATCTTCAGAAGGACTGTCTGAGAAAAGTGTGATCTTCATTACAGAAGAAGGGAAATGGAAGCTCAGGGAGGTGAGGTCATGGCCTGAAGGACAGAGCCTGGATGTGGCAGCACGTGTTTCTGATGGCTTCCTCCCACCCCTGGGACCCCTACACAGTGCAGAGGGAGGTAGCCGCTTGCTCAGGTGGTCTCAGCTTGGGATGTGGACCCCTGAGACATGAGCAGCGGCCCCAGAAGGAAGGTGCATGTTGTGGGTGCTCAGTCCTTTGGGAAATTTCAAGAAAGct encodes:
- the LOC101104893 gene encoding apolipoprotein L3-like, with protein sequence MTSEDHRGSSESQSFYKDVFEYVQKNMSLEELLSLLTEDEPWENLVTEANLSREEADGLSECLIKLLTILNRKNQEGSQKYQQKKQRFLKEFPQVKQELKESIKKLRELADKVDKVHWDCTISNMVASSTSIASGALSILGLGLAPFTAGLSLGLSAAGIGLGAAATVTGLSTMVVETVNTSSAETQAKCLSKATANSASLLKQVKNFGKHIQAIRVARHNPQLVDTARRLINTGRLSVQSAQQVTRNFGGTPLAATRAARIGSGVLSGVFIGLDVYSLVKDAQDLQEGAKTASAENMRQEAQELERKLEKLTRIYESLQ